Proteins from a genomic interval of Aureimonas sp. AU20:
- the preA gene encoding NAD-dependent dihydropyrimidine dehydrogenase subunit PreA has translation MADLATDFIGIRSPNPFWLASAPPTDKEYNVQRAFEAGWGGVVWKTLGEGDPVVNVNGPRYGAIHGPDRRLLGFNNIELITDRSLDLNLEEIARVKRNWPDRAVVVSLMVPCEERSWQAILARVADTGCDGVELNFGCPHGMSERGMGSAVGQVPEYIEMVAAWCKQHSSLPVIVKLTPNITDIRYPARAAKRGGADAVSLINTISSIVSIDLDNFAPTPTIDGRGSHGGYCGPAVKPIALNMVAEIARDRETYGLPMSGIGGITTWRDAAEFIALGCGNVQVCTAAMTYGFKVVQEMTAGLSDWMDTKGYRTIEDFRGRAVPNVTDWQYLNLNYVTKARIDQDLCIKCGRCHIACEDTSHQAITNQVDGLRHFEVIDADCVGCNLCVNVCPIESCITMEQITGHDPRTGLPIPPDYSNWTVHPNNPLKRETIQFAPEPMVLPDAAE, from the coding sequence ATGGCCGACCTCGCGACCGACTTCATCGGCATCCGCTCGCCCAACCCTTTCTGGCTGGCCTCCGCGCCGCCGACCGATAAGGAATACAATGTCCAGCGGGCCTTCGAGGCCGGCTGGGGCGGCGTCGTCTGGAAGACGCTGGGCGAGGGCGACCCTGTCGTCAACGTCAACGGGCCGCGCTATGGCGCGATCCACGGGCCGGACCGCCGCCTGCTCGGCTTCAACAATATCGAGCTCATCACCGACCGCTCGCTGGACCTCAATCTCGAGGAGATCGCCCGAGTCAAGCGCAACTGGCCTGACCGCGCCGTGGTCGTCTCGCTCATGGTGCCCTGCGAGGAGCGGAGCTGGCAGGCGATCCTCGCACGCGTCGCCGATACGGGCTGCGACGGGGTGGAACTCAATTTCGGCTGCCCGCACGGCATGTCCGAGCGCGGCATGGGCTCGGCCGTGGGCCAGGTGCCCGAGTATATCGAGATGGTCGCCGCCTGGTGCAAACAGCATTCCAGCCTGCCGGTCATCGTCAAGCTGACGCCCAACATCACCGACATCCGTTATCCCGCCCGCGCGGCCAAGCGGGGCGGGGCCGACGCGGTCTCGCTCATCAACACGATCTCCTCCATCGTCTCGATCGACCTCGACAATTTCGCGCCGACGCCGACGATCGACGGGCGCGGCAGCCATGGCGGCTATTGCGGACCGGCGGTGAAGCCCATCGCGCTCAACATGGTGGCCGAGATCGCCAGGGACCGCGAAACATACGGCCTGCCGATGTCCGGCATCGGCGGCATCACCACCTGGCGGGATGCGGCGGAGTTCATCGCGCTCGGCTGCGGCAACGTGCAGGTCTGCACCGCAGCTATGACCTATGGTTTCAAGGTCGTGCAGGAAATGACGGCCGGCCTGTCGGACTGGATGGACACGAAGGGCTATCGCACCATCGAGGATTTTCGCGGCCGTGCCGTGCCCAACGTCACGGACTGGCAGTATCTCAACCTGAATTACGTCACCAAGGCCCGCATCGACCAGGACCTCTGCATCAAGTGCGGGCGATGCCACATCGCCTGCGAGGACACGTCGCATCAGGCGATCACGAATCAGGTGGACGGACTGCGCCATTTCGAGGTGATCGACGCCGACTGCGTCGGATGCAACCTCTGCGTCAATGTCTGCCCGATTGAAAGCTGCATCACGATGGAGCAGATCACCGGCCATGATCCACGCACCGGCCTGCCCATCCCGCCGGACTATTCCAACTGGACGGTGCATCCGAACAACCCGTTGAAACGAGAGACGATTCAGTTCGCGCCCGAGCCGATGGTGCTGCCCGACGCGGCGGAATGA
- the mprF gene encoding bifunctional lysylphosphatidylglycerol flippase/synthetase MprF produces MTTEAKAERHSARAWRRYVPAALGLAITVAAFAALGSMVHTLTLDQVRGAVNAVSGLDLILALVFTVISFAAVSLYDVVAVETIAPGRVSKPVAATVGAAGYAISNALGFPLLTGGALRYHVYKSGGIELADIGRIVGTSWFALWFALAIMLGVALIVDPQGVPVFRDAGPVVDAAIGIILVALVAGFVVWLSGGERTARFGKFTLPLPSHKGAIVQLVAGIIDVGAAAATLYVLMPADTVDSFILFALVFSVAVVVGVASSAPGGLGAFEATIIASLGLSQRADVVAALLVYRLIYTLLPLLVTVAGLLVVEAVRRRGVMKGPMKELSRALEPMVPPATAVLAFGGGLVLLFSGATPGQATRLDLLSDFVPLPFIEMSHLAASFVGVALLVVSRGLAKRLWRAWVVAFGLLVAGAVFSISKGLDWEEAFVLVLVAGLLIGFRHAFYRRSMRGLFAVNWSWLAAVSATVIASVWLGFFAYRHVEYANTMWWDFALSADAPRFLRASVVAFVVIAFVGLDVAIHRRTDRIQRRSRIPDDVSPIVDASPNTNAALALLGDKRFLFSPDKRGFVMYARSGGSLIALGEPIGPPEVVHDLAWAFRDLADAQAERPVFYEVSPESLPLFLDMGLVALKLGEVARVDLTTFSVEGAKKQDLRTATRRAEREGLVFSVISREEVVASMDELRAVSDAWLEMKSGTEKGFSLGYFDRAYLSHFDMAVLKKDGAIVAFANIWRGANKEEISIDLMRFLPNVSKVIMDALFAKLMLYAKDEGYKWFNLGAAPLSGLVDRRGASRWNRFGSFLYRRGGSFYRFDGLKSFKQKFAPVWTPHYLVCPGGFDTAKVLVDVTTLISGRPKQDS; encoded by the coding sequence ATGACCACCGAGGCCAAAGCCGAACGTCATTCCGCTCGCGCCTGGCGCAGATATGTCCCCGCCGCGTTGGGGCTCGCCATCACAGTGGCGGCCTTCGCGGCGCTCGGCAGCATGGTCCACACGCTGACGCTCGATCAGGTTCGCGGCGCGGTGAACGCGGTGTCGGGTCTGGACCTGATCCTGGCTCTTGTCTTCACGGTGATCTCCTTCGCCGCCGTCTCGCTCTACGACGTGGTGGCGGTGGAGACGATCGCGCCGGGGCGCGTGTCGAAGCCCGTCGCCGCGACGGTCGGTGCGGCCGGCTACGCCATTTCCAACGCGCTCGGCTTTCCGCTGCTGACCGGCGGCGCGCTGCGCTACCACGTGTACAAGTCGGGCGGTATCGAGCTTGCCGATATCGGCCGCATCGTCGGTACGTCCTGGTTCGCGCTCTGGTTCGCGCTCGCCATCATGCTCGGCGTCGCGCTGATCGTCGATCCGCAGGGCGTTCCCGTGTTCCGCGACGCTGGCCCGGTGGTGGACGCGGCGATCGGCATCATTCTCGTGGCGCTGGTCGCCGGCTTCGTGGTCTGGCTGTCGGGCGGCGAGCGCACGGCCCGCTTCGGCAAGTTCACGCTGCCCCTGCCCTCGCACAAGGGCGCCATCGTCCAGCTCGTCGCCGGCATCATCGATGTCGGCGCGGCCGCCGCGACGCTGTACGTGCTCATGCCGGCCGACACGGTCGACAGCTTCATTCTCTTCGCTCTGGTCTTCTCGGTGGCCGTGGTGGTGGGCGTCGCCTCCAGCGCGCCCGGCGGCCTCGGCGCCTTCGAGGCGACCATCATCGCCAGCCTCGGCCTGTCGCAGCGCGCCGATGTCGTGGCCGCGCTCCTGGTCTATCGCCTGATCTACACGCTGCTGCCGCTTCTGGTGACGGTCGCCGGCCTTCTCGTGGTGGAGGCGGTGCGCCGGCGCGGCGTGATGAAGGGGCCGATGAAGGAACTTTCTCGCGCGCTGGAGCCTATGGTCCCGCCGGCCACGGCGGTCTTGGCTTTCGGCGGCGGTCTCGTTCTCCTCTTCTCGGGCGCGACGCCCGGCCAGGCGACGCGCCTCGATCTTCTCAGCGATTTCGTCCCCCTGCCCTTCATCGAGATGTCGCATCTGGCGGCGAGCTTCGTCGGCGTCGCGCTTCTGGTGGTCTCGCGCGGTCTCGCCAAGCGCCTCTGGCGCGCCTGGGTCGTGGCCTTCGGGCTGCTCGTGGCCGGCGCCGTCTTCTCGATCTCGAAGGGTCTGGACTGGGAAGAGGCCTTCGTCCTCGTTCTCGTCGCCGGCCTTCTGATCGGCTTCCGCCACGCCTTCTACCGTCGATCCATGCGCGGCCTCTTCGCCGTCAACTGGAGCTGGCTGGCGGCGGTTTCGGCAACCGTGATCGCCAGCGTCTGGCTCGGCTTCTTCGCCTATCGCCATGTCGAATACGCCAACACGATGTGGTGGGACTTCGCCCTCTCGGCGGACGCGCCGCGCTTCCTGCGCGCCAGCGTCGTCGCCTTCGTGGTGATCGCCTTCGTCGGGCTTGACGTCGCCATCCACCGCCGGACGGACCGCATCCAGCGCCGCAGCCGCATTCCCGACGACGTGTCGCCCATCGTCGACGCCTCGCCCAACACCAACGCGGCGCTCGCGCTCCTGGGCGACAAGCGCTTCCTCTTCTCGCCGGACAAGCGCGGCTTCGTCATGTACGCGCGCTCGGGCGGCAGCCTGATCGCGCTGGGTGAGCCGATCGGCCCCCCCGAGGTCGTGCACGATCTGGCCTGGGCCTTCCGCGACTTGGCGGATGCGCAGGCCGAGCGTCCGGTCTTCTACGAAGTCTCGCCCGAAAGCCTGCCGCTGTTTCTCGACATGGGCCTCGTCGCCCTGAAGCTCGGCGAGGTCGCCCGCGTCGATCTCACCACCTTCTCCGTGGAAGGTGCCAAGAAGCAGGACCTTCGCACCGCGACGCGCCGGGCCGAGCGCGAAGGCCTCGTCTTCTCGGTGATCTCGCGCGAGGAGGTCGTCGCCAGCATGGATGAGTTGCGCGCCGTGTCCGACGCGTGGCTCGAGATGAAGTCCGGCACTGAAAAGGGCTTCTCGCTCGGCTATTTCGACCGAGCCTACCTCTCGCATTTCGACATGGCTGTCCTGAAGAAGGACGGGGCCATTGTCGCCTTCGCCAATATCTGGCGCGGCGCGAACAAGGAAGAAATTTCGATCGACCTGATGCGCTTCCTGCCCAATGTCTCGAAAGTGATCATGGACGCGCTCTTCGCAAAGCTCATGCTCTATGCGAAGGACGAGGGATACAAGTGGTTCAACCTGGGCGCCGCGCCCCTGTCGGGCCTGGTGGACCGGCGCGGCGCCTCGCGCTGGAACCGTTTCGGCTCCTTCCTTTATCGGCGCGGCGGTTCCTTCTATCGATTTGACGGGCTGAAATCCTTCAAGCAGAAATTCGCGCCCGTCTGGACGCCGCATTACCTCGTCTGTCCCGGCGGCTTCGACACAGCCAAGGTTCTGGTAGACGTGACGACCCTTATCTCCGGCCGACCCAAGCAGGATTCATGA
- a CDS encoding DUF423 domain-containing protein, with amino-acid sequence MMRWPFRTALGFAGLFGAAGTAGAAYAAHGGGDASLAAIAAAIAFVHAPTLLALGLAGERLRGAALPILGLIAGVLLFSGDLAMRLATGGRLFAMAAPTGGTVLILSWLLLGVLALLPARGGKL; translated from the coding sequence ATGATGCGATGGCCCTTCCGAACCGCCCTCGGCTTTGCCGGCCTGTTCGGCGCGGCAGGAACCGCAGGTGCGGCCTATGCCGCACATGGGGGAGGGGATGCGAGCCTCGCCGCAATCGCCGCCGCCATCGCCTTCGTCCACGCGCCGACGCTCCTGGCGCTCGGCCTTGCCGGCGAGCGGCTGCGCGGTGCGGCTCTGCCGATCCTCGGCCTGATCGCGGGCGTGCTTCTGTTTTCGGGAGATTTGGCGATGCGATTGGCAACCGGAGGCCGGCTCTTCGCCATGGCCGCGCCGACCGGCGGCACGGTGCTGATCCTGTCCTGGCTGCTGCTCGGCGTTCTCGCCCTGCTTCCCGCGCGTGGCGGGAAACTTTGA
- a CDS encoding cation:proton antiporter, with protein sequence MSFAQFSERFLDIALTVALFLLCVSFLCTVIRIWRGPTLPDRVLGLDVLTSSSIGFIAVIGIDTGFTLYVDIAIALGLVGFLATISFARFIMARGDTERSPVAAATEPEADLKLLGEKDQMP encoded by the coding sequence ATGAGCTTCGCGCAGTTCTCCGAACGCTTTCTCGATATCGCGCTCACCGTGGCATTGTTCTTGCTCTGCGTTTCCTTCCTCTGCACGGTGATCCGCATCTGGAGAGGCCCGACCTTGCCGGATCGTGTGCTCGGCCTCGACGTGCTGACCTCGTCCTCGATCGGCTTCATCGCCGTGATCGGCATCGACACCGGCTTCACGCTTTATGTCGACATCGCTATCGCGCTCGGCCTCGTCGGCTTCCTCGCCACGATCTCGTTTGCGCGTTTCATCATGGCGCGCGGCGACACAGAGCGCTCGCCCGTCGCCGCCGCGACGGAACCGGAAGCGGACCTGAAGCTTCTCGGCGAGAAGGACCAGATGCCATGA
- a CDS encoding NAD(P)-dependent oxidoreductase: MSEIRMTSPDIAAGRLGPDLLAQGFSDIHPPLEAHEALVEADRCYFCFDAPCMQACPTSIDVPLFIREIQAGNPVGAAKTIFQANILGGMCARVCPTETLCEEACVREAAEGKPVRIGLLQRFATDHLIEAGRHPFERAASTGRRIAVVGAGPAGLSCAHRLAQLGHDVTLYDAREKPGGLNEYGIAAYKATDGFAQAEVDFILAIGGITLVNGRALGRDLHLDELRESFDAVFLGFGLAGVNALGLESEASAGAHDAVAWIAELRQTRDLSDLPVGRRVVVIGGGMTAVDAAVQAKALGAEEVTLAYRRGRESMNASLYEQQIAQTRGVQIRCHLAPRRILAENGHVRGIEMERTRLVNGRLELIGETVTIEADQVFKAIGQQFRLEGLEPEAAGLVLEGGRIRVDAERRTSLPGVWAGGDCVAGGEDLTVVAVEDGKRAALSIDAALRNAALTTPEQAASPPAFAAAAR, translated from the coding sequence ATGTCCGAAATCCGCATGACCTCTCCCGACATCGCCGCCGGTCGGCTCGGCCCCGATCTGCTCGCCCAGGGCTTCTCCGACATTCATCCGCCGCTGGAGGCGCACGAGGCGCTGGTGGAGGCGGATCGCTGCTACTTCTGCTTCGATGCGCCCTGCATGCAGGCCTGCCCGACCTCGATCGACGTGCCGCTGTTCATCCGCGAGATCCAGGCGGGCAACCCGGTCGGCGCGGCCAAGACGATCTTCCAGGCCAATATTCTGGGCGGCATGTGCGCCCGCGTCTGCCCGACGGAAACGCTCTGCGAGGAAGCCTGCGTGCGCGAGGCGGCGGAGGGCAAGCCGGTGCGCATCGGCCTGCTTCAGCGCTTCGCCACCGATCACCTGATCGAGGCGGGGCGGCATCCGTTCGAACGCGCAGCATCGACGGGCCGCCGCATCGCCGTGGTCGGCGCCGGGCCGGCGGGCCTGTCCTGCGCCCATCGACTGGCCCAACTCGGCCATGACGTCACCCTTTACGACGCGCGGGAGAAGCCGGGCGGCCTCAACGAGTACGGCATCGCCGCCTATAAGGCGACCGACGGCTTCGCCCAGGCCGAAGTGGACTTCATTCTGGCGATCGGCGGCATCACGCTGGTCAACGGGCGTGCACTCGGGCGCGACCTGCATCTGGACGAGCTGCGCGAAAGTTTCGACGCGGTGTTTCTGGGGTTCGGCCTCGCCGGCGTCAACGCGCTCGGCCTCGAGAGCGAGGCGAGCGCCGGCGCGCACGATGCGGTCGCCTGGATCGCCGAGCTGCGCCAGACGCGGGACCTGTCGGATCTGCCGGTCGGGCGGCGCGTCGTGGTGATCGGCGGCGGCATGACGGCGGTGGACGCAGCCGTGCAGGCCAAGGCGCTGGGCGCGGAAGAGGTGACGCTCGCCTATCGGCGTGGCCGCGAGAGCATGAACGCCTCGCTCTACGAGCAGCAGATCGCGCAGACGCGCGGCGTGCAGATCCGTTGCCATCTCGCGCCCCGCCGCATCCTCGCCGAAAACGGCCATGTGCGGGGCATCGAGATGGAGCGAACGCGCCTCGTGAATGGGCGCCTGGAGCTGATCGGCGAGACGGTGACGATCGAGGCCGATCAGGTGTTCAAGGCGATCGGCCAGCAGTTCCGCCTGGAAGGGCTGGAGCCCGAGGCGGCGGGGCTGGTGCTGGAAGGCGGGCGCATCCGCGTCGATGCCGAGCGGCGCACCAGCCTGCCCGGCGTCTGGGCCGGAGGGGACTGCGTGGCCGGCGGCGAGGATCTGACCGTCGTCGCGGTCGAGGACGGCAAGCGCGCCGCGCTTTCGATCGACGCGGCATTGCGAAACGCGGCCCTCACGACCCCTGAGCAAGCCGCATCCCCGCCGGCCTTCGCCGCCGCCGCGCGCTGA
- the mnhG gene encoding monovalent cation/H(+) antiporter subunit G, whose protein sequence is MTAAIGNILAGIFVVMGALFALVASIGILRLPDFYTRIHAASKAGTVGSVLALVALAIVSVQTAEVLRAIAAIVFFFLTAPISAHLLGKAAYSAGYRMWSGSVLDEMDEDLEAPPSALTQGDDRETASWPADPNRR, encoded by the coding sequence ATGACGGCGGCGATCGGTAATATTCTGGCGGGCATCTTCGTCGTCATGGGCGCGCTCTTCGCGCTGGTCGCCTCGATCGGCATCCTGCGCCTGCCCGACTTCTACACCCGCATCCATGCCGCCTCGAAGGCGGGAACGGTCGGCTCCGTCCTGGCGCTTGTCGCGCTCGCCATCGTCTCCGTGCAAACGGCCGAAGTGCTGCGCGCCATCGCCGCCATCGTCTTCTTCTTCCTCACCGCGCCGATCTCGGCCCATCTTCTGGGCAAGGCTGCCTATTCGGCGGGATATCGCATGTGGTCGGGCTCGGTGCTGGACGAGATGGACGAGGACTTGGAAGCGCCGCCCAGCGCCCTGACGCAGGGCGACGACAGGGAAACGGCCTCCTGGCCGGCCGATCCCAACCGTCGCTGA
- a CDS encoding virulence factor family protein: protein MKRAPLLLAALLTPILLGGVGAGVLLSRVKSNAAAAVPAAVVTYENMAGVPVFEPDSDPVGLTVLLSDEGGIAREDRELAAKLVDGGQIVVQIDLVRWRAALEEGIEDGDDCIYLGSDIEGIAKEALRALELQTYFHPVVVGRGVGGTVAYAAVADTPAATMAGGVALNAAPSARSTLPVCAGAKATPAGRGGFAYDRTADLIQPFVFIEPEGHSTDLAPTAPYKAATVVAKDPATALDAVVAAADNISQADNSALPIIVTKPKGEPIAVALFFSGDGGWRDLDKTIGDWLSEHGVEVIGVDALRYFWSEKTPEQMATDMETMLGKANPKPGVPVALLGYSFGADTLPFAYPKLPQIWTDRIDLIGLLAPSQKTGFEISVGGWLGMSTGASDVVNALKAVPVSKLLCIYGTEDEADTACLAPQLADAAKLSIEGGHHFDGNYEALAERLLNAIKSGPAAALAAPTEAAAATPATPAR from the coding sequence ATGAAGCGAGCCCCTCTTCTTCTTGCCGCACTTCTCACACCGATCCTTCTGGGTGGGGTGGGGGCCGGCGTTCTTCTGTCGCGCGTCAAGAGCAACGCGGCCGCCGCCGTGCCGGCCGCCGTCGTCACCTACGAAAACATGGCCGGGGTTCCCGTCTTCGAGCCGGACAGCGATCCGGTCGGCCTGACCGTGCTCCTGTCTGACGAGGGCGGGATCGCGCGCGAGGACCGCGAGCTGGCGGCCAAGCTCGTGGACGGCGGACAGATCGTCGTGCAGATCGATCTCGTTCGCTGGCGCGCCGCGCTGGAGGAAGGGATCGAGGACGGCGACGACTGCATCTATCTCGGCTCGGACATCGAGGGCATCGCTAAGGAAGCCCTGCGCGCCCTGGAGCTTCAGACCTATTTCCACCCCGTCGTGGTCGGGCGCGGCGTGGGCGGCACGGTCGCGTATGCGGCGGTGGCCGACACGCCGGCGGCGACCATGGCCGGCGGCGTCGCGCTGAACGCCGCCCCTTCGGCCCGCTCGACGCTTCCGGTCTGCGCCGGCGCCAAGGCGACGCCCGCCGGGCGCGGCGGCTTCGCCTACGATCGCACAGCCGACCTGATTCAGCCCTTCGTCTTCATCGAGCCCGAGGGCCATTCGACCGACCTTGCCCCAACCGCGCCCTACAAGGCCGCGACCGTCGTGGCGAAGGACCCGGCGACCGCCCTGGACGCCGTGGTCGCGGCGGCCGACAACATCAGCCAAGCCGACAATTCGGCCCTGCCGATCATCGTCACCAAGCCCAAGGGCGAGCCGATCGCGGTGGCGCTCTTCTTCTCCGGCGACGGCGGTTGGCGCGATCTCGACAAGACGATCGGCGATTGGCTGAGCGAGCATGGCGTCGAGGTCATCGGCGTCGACGCGCTGCGCTATTTCTGGTCGGAAAAGACGCCGGAGCAGATGGCGACCGACATGGAAACTATGCTCGGCAAGGCCAATCCGAAGCCGGGCGTCCCGGTAGCGCTGCTCGGCTATTCCTTCGGCGCCGACACGCTGCCCTTCGCCTATCCCAAGCTACCGCAGATCTGGACCGACCGGATCGACCTGATCGGCCTTCTCGCGCCCTCGCAGAAGACGGGCTTCGAGATTTCCGTCGGTGGCTGGCTCGGCATGTCGACGGGCGCGAGCGACGTGGTGAACGCACTGAAAGCCGTTCCCGTCTCCAAGCTGCTCTGCATCTACGGCACCGAGGACGAAGCGGACACCGCCTGCCTCGCGCCGCAGCTGGCCGATGCGGCCAAACTCTCGATCGAGGGCGGGCACCATTTCGACGGCAATTACGAAGCGCTCGCCGAACGCCTGCTGAACGCGATCAAGAGCGGTCCGGCCGCCGCCCTTGCCGCCCCCACGGAGGCGGCCGCCGCCACACCGGCGACGCCGGCGCGCTGA
- a CDS encoding putative bifunctional diguanylate cyclase/phosphodiesterase, with product MLVLRSNRDAADIATAMFDHGIDPLDRLEQASRALNDLEKRFVDTPTALTHSGALQSDDGAALLTGLTDIVGSVRGAIGSLPDGDLTHQLDTLLYSINRLRTADGDVTHRFVKRELADIVRDVEGAINVIRRDLIAMRDLSLRERQAIDRAVLAGGASGLVIGLLLLAYLSRSISRPIRNAASALRMVGGGAMAGKGALPGDMMVDLEAAIRFVETVIENKDRSSRLQKNSSAAHLLATVERQQKRLRVALDALRKPLCLVDDKGRLTDANQEFLRLFPGLRAGTAVASWSEHPGLAAALLAGTEDEVLELEDGSSCRIRCHSNPIDNGIIAVFDELAGEESAQRELERLTLQDSLTGLPNRDAFYNALQKALHTGADPISVFVIDVVAFKNINTTLGLIAGDDLLRQVGERLRTLAGPDSITARLAGDEFGLILPGAGEAMGPERFGRGIVQDFARRPIAVAGRPLTIRLAVGVVPDIAPGGGMDARTVMRDCEIALETAKKRSTDPFCVYAPEIQKEHQRRQDMERDLREALTRSEFELHFQPFVDSKRRRVSGFEALVRWNSPTRGRVSPGVFIPIMEETGLIVSLGQFVLRDACRQAARWPEGLSLSINLSPRQFDSGNIVADVRDILAETKLDPKRLQLEVTESLFLSDADKVLDILNALRRMGITISMDDFGTGYSSLGYLSRFPFDKIKIDQSFVRDLTRRENMAIVRAVLGLGASMKLSVIAEGVETVEQMRVLESEGCEEMQGYLFSPPRPASDLAKILVEVREGFQDGRFGPSTPLDAPSAALRA from the coding sequence ATGTTGGTGCTTCGCAGCAATCGCGACGCGGCGGACATCGCGACGGCCATGTTCGACCATGGCATCGATCCGCTCGACCGGCTCGAACAGGCGTCTCGCGCTTTGAACGATCTGGAGAAGCGCTTCGTCGACACGCCGACGGCCCTGACCCATTCCGGTGCACTGCAGAGCGATGACGGCGCGGCGCTTCTGACGGGGCTGACCGATATCGTCGGCAGCGTGCGCGGCGCCATCGGCTCGCTGCCCGACGGTGACCTGACCCACCAGCTCGACACGCTGCTCTACTCCATCAACCGCCTTCGCACCGCCGACGGCGATGTCACGCATCGCTTCGTCAAGCGAGAGCTGGCCGACATCGTGCGAGACGTGGAAGGCGCGATCAACGTGATCCGCAGGGATCTGATCGCGATGCGCGACTTGTCCCTGCGGGAGCGCCAGGCCATCGACCGAGCGGTGCTAGCCGGCGGCGCATCCGGCCTCGTCATCGGTCTCCTCCTTCTGGCTTATCTCTCCCGCAGCATTTCGCGCCCCATCCGAAACGCCGCGTCGGCGCTGCGCATGGTCGGCGGCGGCGCGATGGCGGGAAAAGGCGCTCTGCCGGGCGACATGATGGTGGATCTGGAAGCGGCCATCCGCTTCGTGGAAACGGTGATCGAGAACAAGGATCGTTCGTCCCGCCTGCAGAAGAACAGCTCGGCCGCCCATCTCCTGGCGACGGTCGAGCGCCAGCAGAAGCGCCTGCGCGTGGCGCTGGACGCCCTGCGCAAGCCGCTCTGCCTCGTGGACGACAAGGGCCGGCTGACGGACGCGAACCAAGAGTTTCTTCGCCTCTTCCCGGGCCTTCGGGCGGGAACGGCGGTGGCCTCCTGGTCCGAGCATCCGGGGCTGGCGGCGGCGCTGCTGGCCGGCACCGAAGACGAGGTCCTGGAACTGGAAGACGGGTCGAGCTGCCGGATTCGCTGCCATTCCAACCCGATCGACAATGGCATCATCGCCGTGTTCGACGAACTGGCCGGGGAAGAGAGCGCCCAGCGCGAGTTGGAACGGCTGACGCTGCAGGACTCCCTGACCGGCCTGCCCAATCGGGACGCCTTCTACAACGCGCTGCAAAAGGCGCTTCACACCGGAGCCGACCCGATCTCGGTCTTCGTGATCGACGTCGTGGCCTTCAAGAACATCAACACGACCCTGGGCCTGATCGCCGGCGACGACCTCCTGCGTCAGGTCGGCGAGCGCCTTCGCACCCTCGCCGGGCCGGACAGCATCACCGCGCGTCTGGCGGGCGACGAGTTCGGCCTCATCCTGCCCGGCGCCGGCGAGGCGATGGGGCCGGAGCGCTTCGGCCGTGGCATCGTGCAGGACTTCGCCCGGCGGCCGATCGCCGTGGCGGGGCGTCCGCTGACGATCCGTCTCGCCGTCGGCGTGGTTCCCGACATCGCCCCCGGCGGCGGCATGGATGCGCGCACCGTGATGCGGGACTGCGAGATCGCGCTGGAAACCGCCAAGAAGCGCAGCACTGACCCGTTCTGCGTCTATGCGCCGGAGATCCAGAAGGAGCACCAGCGGCGCCAGGATATGGAGCGCGATCTGCGCGAGGCGCTGACGCGGAGCGAGTTCGAGCTGCATTTCCAGCCCTTCGTGGACTCCAAGCGTCGGCGCGTGTCGGGCTTCGAGGCGCTGGTGCGCTGGAACTCGCCGACGCGCGGCCGCGTCTCGCCCGGCGTCTTCATTCCGATCATGGAGGAAACCGGGCTGATCGTCTCGCTCGGGCAGTTCGTGCTGCGCGACGCCTGCCGGCAGGCCGCCCGCTGGCCCGAGGGCTTAAGCCTGTCGATCAACCTTTCGCCCCGACAGTTCGACTCCGGCAACATCGTGGCCGACGTTCGCGACATCCTGGCGGAGACCAAGCTCGACCCCAAGCGTCTTCAATTGGAAGTGACGGAGTCGCTCTTCCTCTCCGACGCCGATAAGGTTCTGGACATTCTCAATGCGCTTCGTCGGATGGGAATCACGATCTCGATGGACGATTTCGGAACCGGCTATTCCTCGCTCGGCTATCTCAGCCGCTTCCCCTTCGACAAGATCAAGATCGACCAGTCCTTCGTGCGCGATCTCACGCGCCGGGAGAACATGGCGATCGTTCGCGCGGTTCTGGGCCTCGGCGCGTCCATGAAGCTTTCGGTCATCGCCGAGGGAGTCGAAACCGTGGAGCAGATGCGCGTTCTGGAGAGCGAAGGCTGCGAGGAGATGCAAGGCTATCTCTTCTCGCCCCCCCGCCCGGCGAGCGACCTTGCCAAGATCCTGGTGGAAGTTCGGGAGGGCTTCCAAGACGGTCGCTTCGGACCCTCCACGCCGCTGGACGCGCCCTCAGCCGCCCTGCGGGCCTGA